One Anser cygnoides isolate HZ-2024a breed goose chromosome 4, Taihu_goose_T2T_genome, whole genome shotgun sequence genomic region harbors:
- the CCNI gene encoding cyclin-I isoform X1 has product MKFSGPLESQRLSLLLETAISREAQMWKAHVPKIQPNQDVAISPKQRDEVIQWLAKLKYQFHLYPETLALAISLLDRFLAVVKARPKYLNCIAISCFFLAAKTIEEDERIPVLKVLARDSFCGCSPAEIRRMEKIILDKLNWDLHMATPLDFLHIFHAVAVSSRPQLLTILRKLSPSQHVAVLTKQLLHCMACYQLLQFKGSMLALAIVSLELEKLLPDWLALIIELLQKAQMDSSQLIHCRELVAHHLSTLQSSLLPNSVYVYSPLQHTLVTCNRGVFKCQPSSVPGPGFSKDNGRPEVPVTATAALYQRLPAPSGCKQASAKRKVEEMEVDDFYDGIKRLYNEDTAPEVVALENMGSVCSADVSRQEGNVSPCPPLQPVSVM; this is encoded by the exons GATGTAGCCATTTCTCCAAAGCAGAGGGATGAGGTCATTCAGTGGCTGGCCAAGCTCAAATACCAGTTCCACCTTTATCCAGAAACGCTCGCCCTGGCCATCAGCCTTTTGGACAGGTTTTTAGCTGTGGTAAAG GCCCGTCCAAAGTACTTGAACTGTATTGCAATCAGCTGCTTCTTCCTTGCTGCAAAGACCATTGAGGAAGATGAG AGGATTCCAGTACTGAAGGTGTTGGCTCGGGATAGCTTCTGTGGTTGTTCTCCAGCTGAAATTCGCAGaatggagaagattatcctggaTAAACTGAACTGGGATCTTCACATGGCAACGCCACTGGATTTCCTTCACATT TTCCATGCAGTTGCAGTGTCCAGCAGGCCTCAGCTTCTGACCATCCTCCGCAAGCTGAGCCCCTCTCAGCACGTGGCGGTGCTCAccaagcagctgctgcactgcaTGGCCTGCTACCAGCTGCTGCAGTTCAAGGGCTCCATGCTGGCGCTGGCCATTGTcagcctggagctggagaagctgCTCCCTGACTGGCTGGCTCTCATCATCGAGCTGCTCCAGAAGGCACAG ATGGATAGCTCACAGCTGATCCACTGCCGGGAGCTCGTGGCACATCACCTTTCCACTCTGCAGTCTTCTCTGCTGCCCAATTCTGTATATGTCTACAGTCCCCTCCAGCACACCCTGGTGACCTGTAACAGAGGAGTGTTCAAATGCCAGCCCTCCTCTGTCCCAGGGCCAGGTTTCTCCAAGGACAACGGCAGGCCAGAAGTGCCAGTCACAGCTACAGCCGCGCTCTACCAGCGTCTGCCAGCTCCCAGCGGTTGCAAACAAGCCTCTGCCAAGCGCAAAGTGGAAGAGATGGAAGTGGACGACTTCTACGACGGTATCAAGCGTCTCTACAACGAAGACACTGCTCCGGAGGTAGTGGCTCTTGAAAACATGGGCTCTGTTTGTAGCGCTGATGTCTCGAGGCAGGAGGGCAACGTTTCCCCTTGTCCACCTTTACAGCCAGTGTCTGTTATGTAG